One region of Acropora muricata isolate sample 2 chromosome 13, ASM3666990v1, whole genome shotgun sequence genomic DNA includes:
- the LOC136895637 gene encoding uncharacterized protein isoform X2 → MLISGLEHSNVTFHLGSGSAQDSDGEESEPDLFQCGKCKQMFTRLQKYLKHKASKDCSVQLIQGNRTVLSPVTNGESVDSLDDNSSVHSPSKRKHDRKGIARRVSNFSSEGESVSPDIPVVVPGQAFSIPPSSFPVQVETSPSSNFHEFSNPLVSISVADAMRSNSPVVVHPSVQPNFHMWNGSISEQQPESPANPPTMATGVFSPLPQPTPVVLPSLPHHHPSQSSQGHTLNSSQISTPSIRGILVDGQSAAPPPPVHMTRSKNAVGQTPPLVVHLKDRGRPVRAKETGLTEEELTDEIVTSSGQKVFRCKKCDKEFSFSSRLKRHLLVHTGARPFECHVCSRRFTQAVDLKRHMLRHSGQKPHVCQFCGKQYTRGDRLKVHLLQHTQEDSGEKPYNCSRCGASFFEAEQLRLHVCEFQDGSREVVVQPGDPTDISGFGDDSCERSDRSGKAYTCDECNASFTKYTSLKSHLLKHTGEKKYRCEHCNKTFFSSSSLKIHVRVHTGDRPFKCKECPRKFSDPSNFNKHKRWHAKQKASGAGTPTFSAITENTSSPDVKLEQGDQAGKNVPLVAKEAASMGESASEIDGREKANAAESAKEDLREDLFPEARQEIEPVESSGFKSPEALLSMASAPDGTVIKQEMETD, encoded by the exons ATGCTG ATATCGGGGCTAGAACACTCCAATGTGACCTTCCATCTGGGTTCAGGATCAG CACAAGATTCAGATGGAGAAGAAAGCGAACCCGATCTTTTTCAGTGCGGCAAATGCAAGCAAATGTTCACCAGGTTACAGAAATATCTCAAACACAAAGCATCCAAGGACTGCAGTGTTCAATTAATCCAAGGAAACAGGACGGTCTTAAGCCCTGTCACAAATGGAGAG AGTGTTGACAGTTTAGACGACAATAGCTCTGTTCATAGTCCATCAAAGAG gaaacaCGACAGAAAGGGAATTGCGCGTAGAGTTTCGAACTTCTCGTCTGAAGGAGAGTCAGTGAGTCCCGATATTCCTGTGGTAGTTCCCGGACAAGCTTTCTCCATTCCTCCATCATCGTTTCCCGTACAAGTAGAAACGTCACCCAGTTCCAACTTCCATGAATTTTCCAATCCATTGGTCAGCATCTCTGTGGCCGACGCCATGCGTTCAAATAGCCCTGTAGTTGTACACCCATCAGTTCAACCCAACTTCCACATGTGGAATGGTTCAATCAGTGAACAGCAACCCGAGAGCCCTGCAAACCCACCCACAATGGCAACTGGTGTTTTTTCTCCCCTACCGCAGCCCACCCCTGTGGTGCTCCCCAGCCTACCCCATCACCACCCTAGTCAGTCATCTCAAGGGCACACTCTGAATTCCTCTCAGATTTCCACTCCGAGCATAAGAGGGATTTTAGTGGATGGCCAGTCAGCGGCACCCCCTCCGCCAGTTCATATGACGAGAAGCAAAAATGCCGTAGGGCAGACCCCTCCGTTAGTGGTTCACTTGAAGGACAGAG GGCGTCCTGTAAGAGCTAAAGAAACTGGACTAACAGAGGAAGAACTCACAGATGAGATTGTGACATCTTCTGGTCAAAAGGTTTTTCGCTGCAAAAAATGCGACAAAGAATTTTCTTTCTCCAGCCGACTCAAACGCCATCTTCTAGTTCACACAGGTGCGCGTCCGTTTGAATGCCATGTTTGTTCACGTCGTTTTACGCAGGCAGTGGACTTGAAACGCCACATGTTACGGCACAGTGGCCAGAAGCCGCACGTGTGTCAATTCTGTGGCAAACAATACACTCGAGGGGATCGACTGAAAGTACATCTGTTACAGCACACTCAGGAAGATAGTGGCGAAAAGCCATACAACTGTTCTAGATGCGGCGCGTCGTTCTTTGAAGCTGAACAGCTGCGATTACACGTTTGTGAATTTCAGGATGGCTCCCGCGAAGTTGTTGTTCAACCCG GTGACCCGACGGACATCAGTGGGTTCGGAGATGATTCGTGTGAAAGGTCGGACCGCTCCGGAAAGGCATATACATGTGACGAGTGCAATGCTAGCTTTACTAAATACACATCGCTGAAGTCACACCTTCTGAAGCACACGGGTGAAAAAAAGTATAGGTGTGAACACTGCAATAAAACTTTCTTCAGTTCCAGTAGTTTGAAAATACATGTGCGCGTTCACACTGGCGATCGACCGTTCAAATGCAAGGAATGCCCCAGGAAATTCAGCGACCCGTCGAACTTTAACAAACACAAACGATGGCACGCCAAACAGAAAGCTTCGGGCGCAGGAACGCCAACTTTCTCGGCCATTACAGAAAACACTTCGTCGCCTGATGTCAAACTTGAGCAGGGAGATCAGGCTGGAAAGAACGTGCCTCTTGTAGCCAAAGAAGCAGCCTCTATGGGGGAGTCAGCGTCAGAAATAGATGGGCGAGAGAAAGCCAATGCCGCGGAAAGCGCTAAGGAGGATCTACGCGAAGATCTCTTTCCGGAAGCGAGACAAGAAATAGAGCCCGTAGAGTCAAGTGGATTCAAATCACCCGAAGCATTGCTCAGCATGGCTTCCGCTCCCGACGGAACTGTTATTAAACAGGAAATGGAGACAGACTAG
- the LOC136895637 gene encoding uncharacterized protein isoform X1 — protein MGDCEETRKGQNLETIISKLSREQPNGRRDSFMLISGLEHSNVTFHLGSGSAQDSDGEESEPDLFQCGKCKQMFTRLQKYLKHKASKDCSVQLIQGNRTVLSPVTNGESVDSLDDNSSVHSPSKRKHDRKGIARRVSNFSSEGESVSPDIPVVVPGQAFSIPPSSFPVQVETSPSSNFHEFSNPLVSISVADAMRSNSPVVVHPSVQPNFHMWNGSISEQQPESPANPPTMATGVFSPLPQPTPVVLPSLPHHHPSQSSQGHTLNSSQISTPSIRGILVDGQSAAPPPPVHMTRSKNAVGQTPPLVVHLKDRGRPVRAKETGLTEEELTDEIVTSSGQKVFRCKKCDKEFSFSSRLKRHLLVHTGARPFECHVCSRRFTQAVDLKRHMLRHSGQKPHVCQFCGKQYTRGDRLKVHLLQHTQEDSGEKPYNCSRCGASFFEAEQLRLHVCEFQDGSREVVVQPGDPTDISGFGDDSCERSDRSGKAYTCDECNASFTKYTSLKSHLLKHTGEKKYRCEHCNKTFFSSSSLKIHVRVHTGDRPFKCKECPRKFSDPSNFNKHKRWHAKQKASGAGTPTFSAITENTSSPDVKLEQGDQAGKNVPLVAKEAASMGESASEIDGREKANAAESAKEDLREDLFPEARQEIEPVESSGFKSPEALLSMASAPDGTVIKQEMETD, from the exons ATGGGTGACTGCGAAGAAACGAGAAAGGG GCAAAACCTGGAGACAATAATCTCGAAGCTTTCAAGAGAGCAACCGAATGGTCGTCGGGACAGCTTTATGCTG ATATCGGGGCTAGAACACTCCAATGTGACCTTCCATCTGGGTTCAGGATCAG CACAAGATTCAGATGGAGAAGAAAGCGAACCCGATCTTTTTCAGTGCGGCAAATGCAAGCAAATGTTCACCAGGTTACAGAAATATCTCAAACACAAAGCATCCAAGGACTGCAGTGTTCAATTAATCCAAGGAAACAGGACGGTCTTAAGCCCTGTCACAAATGGAGAG AGTGTTGACAGTTTAGACGACAATAGCTCTGTTCATAGTCCATCAAAGAG gaaacaCGACAGAAAGGGAATTGCGCGTAGAGTTTCGAACTTCTCGTCTGAAGGAGAGTCAGTGAGTCCCGATATTCCTGTGGTAGTTCCCGGACAAGCTTTCTCCATTCCTCCATCATCGTTTCCCGTACAAGTAGAAACGTCACCCAGTTCCAACTTCCATGAATTTTCCAATCCATTGGTCAGCATCTCTGTGGCCGACGCCATGCGTTCAAATAGCCCTGTAGTTGTACACCCATCAGTTCAACCCAACTTCCACATGTGGAATGGTTCAATCAGTGAACAGCAACCCGAGAGCCCTGCAAACCCACCCACAATGGCAACTGGTGTTTTTTCTCCCCTACCGCAGCCCACCCCTGTGGTGCTCCCCAGCCTACCCCATCACCACCCTAGTCAGTCATCTCAAGGGCACACTCTGAATTCCTCTCAGATTTCCACTCCGAGCATAAGAGGGATTTTAGTGGATGGCCAGTCAGCGGCACCCCCTCCGCCAGTTCATATGACGAGAAGCAAAAATGCCGTAGGGCAGACCCCTCCGTTAGTGGTTCACTTGAAGGACAGAG GGCGTCCTGTAAGAGCTAAAGAAACTGGACTAACAGAGGAAGAACTCACAGATGAGATTGTGACATCTTCTGGTCAAAAGGTTTTTCGCTGCAAAAAATGCGACAAAGAATTTTCTTTCTCCAGCCGACTCAAACGCCATCTTCTAGTTCACACAGGTGCGCGTCCGTTTGAATGCCATGTTTGTTCACGTCGTTTTACGCAGGCAGTGGACTTGAAACGCCACATGTTACGGCACAGTGGCCAGAAGCCGCACGTGTGTCAATTCTGTGGCAAACAATACACTCGAGGGGATCGACTGAAAGTACATCTGTTACAGCACACTCAGGAAGATAGTGGCGAAAAGCCATACAACTGTTCTAGATGCGGCGCGTCGTTCTTTGAAGCTGAACAGCTGCGATTACACGTTTGTGAATTTCAGGATGGCTCCCGCGAAGTTGTTGTTCAACCCG GTGACCCGACGGACATCAGTGGGTTCGGAGATGATTCGTGTGAAAGGTCGGACCGCTCCGGAAAGGCATATACATGTGACGAGTGCAATGCTAGCTTTACTAAATACACATCGCTGAAGTCACACCTTCTGAAGCACACGGGTGAAAAAAAGTATAGGTGTGAACACTGCAATAAAACTTTCTTCAGTTCCAGTAGTTTGAAAATACATGTGCGCGTTCACACTGGCGATCGACCGTTCAAATGCAAGGAATGCCCCAGGAAATTCAGCGACCCGTCGAACTTTAACAAACACAAACGATGGCACGCCAAACAGAAAGCTTCGGGCGCAGGAACGCCAACTTTCTCGGCCATTACAGAAAACACTTCGTCGCCTGATGTCAAACTTGAGCAGGGAGATCAGGCTGGAAAGAACGTGCCTCTTGTAGCCAAAGAAGCAGCCTCTATGGGGGAGTCAGCGTCAGAAATAGATGGGCGAGAGAAAGCCAATGCCGCGGAAAGCGCTAAGGAGGATCTACGCGAAGATCTCTTTCCGGAAGCGAGACAAGAAATAGAGCCCGTAGAGTCAAGTGGATTCAAATCACCCGAAGCATTGCTCAGCATGGCTTCCGCTCCCGACGGAACTGTTATTAAACAGGAAATGGAGACAGACTAG
- the LOC136896605 gene encoding uncharacterized protein — protein MSRLAILIFVLSIASVVFMQANAATTQKRSLSSNPEGKLMEELEEANDEEEMNKEEDEDTELIKGEYNEEDEVADSSKEYYYDWIENDDAPMNSELKNANDPGRCKFYCRLGCRRICRGCRPKCKLRCSRGCYYGK, from the exons ATGTCTCGTCTTGCAATCTTGATCTTTGTACTGTCCATTGCCTCGGTGGTTTTCATGCAGGCGAACGCTGCAACAACCCAAAAG CGTTCGCTTTCCAGCAACCCAGAGGGAAAATTGATGGAAGAATTGGAGGAGGCAAATGATGAGGAAGAAATGAATAAAGAAGAAG ATGAAGATACAGAATTGATTAAAGGAGAATACAACGAGGAAGACGAGGTGGCTGACTCATCTAAAG AATATTATTACGACTGGATTGAAAACGATGATGCACCAATGAACTCTGAACTCAAGAACGCAAATG ACCCGGGACGGTGCAAATTTTACTGCCGTCTAGGTTGCCGAAGGATTTGCAGAGGTTGCAGGCCTAAATGCAAGCTGAGATGCAGCAGGGGCTGTTATTACGGAAAATAG